The stretch of DNA TAGCGACTATTACTATAGCAAGCCTTTTAGCAAGACAACAGAGTTGGATAGAGCAATATAACTGGATAAGGAGATCACTGAGCTCAAATTTAAGGACAGATCCGACTGCTGAATGGATGAGACAAGTACTTAGCCTTTGTTACAACAATCTTCCTGGCCGTTTAAAAGCTTGCATGCTATATCTTAGTATATATAAAGAGGACCATGTAATCTGGAAATATGATTTGGTAAAGCAATGGTTAGCTGAAGGTTTTATCTGTGCACAAGAAGGGAAAGTCAAGGAGGAAGTTGCAAGTACCTATTTTGATGAGCTTGTTAATGGGGGAATGATCCAACCTGTAGACATCAACTACAATGGTGAGGTGCTATCATGTACAGTGCACTACATGATACTTAATCTTATTAGGCATAAGTCCATAGAAGAGAACTTCGTCACTACTATTGATCATTCTCAGGCCAATATAAGACTTGCTGATAAGGTTCGTCGACTGTCTCTCCAATTTGGCGATGCAGAAGATGCAGCACAACCCACAAGATTAAGACTGTTGCAAGTTCAGTCACTTGCCTTTTTTGGGCTCTTCAAGTCTTTGCCTTCTATAGCACAGTTTCGGCTCCTTCGGGTTATGATCCTTCATCTTTGGGCCGACCAGGATAACAAAAGTTTCGACCTTACCACTGTCTGCCAATTGTTTCGACTAAAATATTTGGAGATAGTATGTAATATCACTTTGGATCTGCAAACCAAGATGCAAGGTCTACAATGCTTAGAGACACTTATAATAGATTCTAGAATAAGTGAGGTTCCACTTGATATTGTTCATTTACCAGGCCTGCGGTACCTCAGTCTTCCTGGAGACACAAACCTGCCAAATGGTTTTGGCCAGTTGACATCTCTACAATCATTAGGGTGCTTTAATCTCAGTAGCAATCCAGCAGACAATGTGCTGAACCTAGGCAAGCTGACCAATCTACAAGATCTTCGTCTCATCTGTTCTACAATGCCTTCTGACAATCTTGAGAAGAAGTTGCAGTGCTTGGGCTCAATTCTCTCGAAACTCAGCAATCTCAAGTCTCTGACTATGTTACCTGCAGGCTCCTCAATTGCTACTATGAGGGCCAGTGCTTCAAGCATTAATATTTACTGTGATAGCTTGAGCAGTGTGTCCTCTCCTCCAGCTCTTCTCCAGAAGCTTGAGTTTTTGCTGCAGATTTGCATCTTTTCCATCCTTCCCAAGTGGATTGGTAAACTACGCCTACTTGCAATTTTAAAGATTCAAGTCATGGGCCTATCTAGTAATGATGTTGATATCCTTGAAGGACTGCCTGCACTCTCTGCTCTCATGCTCTATGTCCAGACTGCCTCAACAAGAAGGATCCTTTTTGACAAGAAGGGATTCCCAGTTCTCAAACACTTCAAGTTCATCTGTTCAGCACTTTGCATAGCCTTTGTGAAAGGAGCAATGCCCAATGTTCGAAGGCTCAAGCTAGGCTTCAATGCTAACACGTTACTACAACACAGTCCAGTAGATGCTGGCTTCGAACACTTGACAGGCCTCAAAGAGATCTCCGCAAAAATAGGAAATGCTGGTGCTAATGAATCCAGTAGAATGGCTGCACAGTCTGCATTGGAGGTCGCCTTTAGCCCTCATAGGGTCAGCATAAAATTTGTGGATTGGACCTTTTATGGTGAAAAAGAAAGGAGTACAGCAGCCCAAAAAGAAAAACACCAGACTATAGAAAATAGCAATCTAATTCCAGATTTGATCACAAAAGAAGGCTCCGATGAACGATATGGAATTGGAGAAAAGGGCTCAAAGCAAAAAACAAACAAGCAATTTGATAACAGGTGCAGACTTTACTCTAGCCTCCTCTTATCACTGCTCATTTGGTACCCTTTATTCTGCCATATGAGCTCTGAATGCTAGATGGTTGCTGCCACTAGGATTGCTGTGTTCCATGAACAACAAGAAATACAAGAAATGGGCTCAGTGGAAGCCACACAACATCATACTGGGTATGTATTTGTCTCAAATAAAGAGATATATGGATTCCTCCTTATTATTCTTCAATATCATTGCTCGTTCCATACCCTTTATTCTGCCCATATGACTTCTGAGTGCTAAATGGTTGCTGCCACTAGGATTACTGTGTCGTTGGAGTCCTCAGATGAACAACAGGAAGTACAAGAAATGGGCTCAGTGGAAGCCACAGGCAAACAGTGTGGGTACGTGTTTGTCTCTAATAAAGAGAACATATGTCTTCCTTCTTATTATTATTCAATATCATTCCTCGTTCTATGCCCTTTATTCTGACCATATGAGTTCTAAGTGCTAATTGGTTGCTGCCACTAGGATTACTGTTTTGTTGGAGTCCTCAGTTGAACATCAGGAAATAAAAGAAATGGGCCCAGTGGAAGCCACAAGCAAAAAACATGGTACTGGGTATGTATTTGTCTCAAATAAAGAGAACATAtgtctttcttcttcttatTCTTCAATATGTCCATATGAGTTCTGAGTGCTTATTGGTTGCTGCCACTAGGATTACTGTATCATTGGAGTCCTCTGATGAACAACAAGAAATACAAGAAATGGGTTCAGTGGAAGCCATTAGCAAACAACGTGATACTGGGTACGTATTTGTCTGAAATAAAGAGAATATATGGCTCtcttcatattattcttcaATATCTCCTAGTATCTCCGCATATCATTTATAGGTAGAGAGCGATTTGACAAATCCCCTTGTTTTAGCAGTGTTGTTAGTTTATTTCCCTTCCAATCCATAGGGGATTGAACATACAGTCTCCCTCTTGATTGTGAACAAAGGCTTTGTTTGTGCGCTGCTGGTTCATCCCATCTTAGAATTTTGACGGGTGCTAAATACTTGTCCACCAGGGCTCCATTGGCATCAGTATCCTCTTTGATACACATAGCCTATTTTCCTTCTTTGTATTTCCCCAGTGCACAAGAGCTTTTCTGTATATATACCACACGGGTGCATGTATATTTTTGTGCATAGAGCCCCAGATGGTTTATCAGATTAAAACATAGGGCCCCTGAGACAGTTTACTTGCTGCACCTTGATGGATGTTGTGTTATGGCTTTGGTATTCAGCGCTTATGTATCTACTCGAGCAGAGCTCTCAGATGAATACATTCATATATACTGATTAGTAATTGTTCAATGCAAgttaaatttttatactgaattTTAGGGATCTGTCAAATAACGATTTGTCTGGAGAAGTTCCATCAGCTGGTTCACTTACATTACCCACCCCTCTCAAGTAAAGCTAGAATTTGTGATGTCAGCTTCGCCAATTTTCATGTCTTGACACTTCTGCTAGTAACACTTGTCTCCTTTTGCAGTTCTGCTATTACACCTGGCACCATGAAACCTAGCCCTGGTGCCCCCCACTTTTGTCCACCTCCTGTGCAATCACCAGGTGATTTGTTCACATtcttgaattaagtccaagcaAATGTGTTGAGTTCAATATGGCTTATCAAAACCACTTAGTCGCGGCAGTTTTCATGGCCTCTTGCACGCCGGTGTCGTGCATTTTTACTGGTTTTTCATTCTGGCCAATCACGCCGTTCTTTTACTGACATGcaactttttttttcaaaaagttCCTCTAGCCTTTCGTAAATCAACCCACGGTCCAGACCATTGCTTCAACTACAGTAAGTGCATTTGTTTTTTTTTACGTCCGGCCCTCCTTGAATCTAAAATATTTTAATGAGAAGAAGATAAAATTCCAACTTTGAGTCAATTTTGTAGAAAACTGCCATCTACTGTGTAGTGCTAGGAATGGGACTATGGCAGCAAGGGCTGGGTAGGCTCATGTCTTTCTGTTCTCTGGGGCCTGGCCCGGCCTGACCCTGGATCACCTCCAGCATCTGCCCATCCCCATGCGGCAGGGGGGTTGGTGCGCCAACGTTGCCAACGCAGAGCGCTGGGGTGACACCGTGGGGGATGAGGAGAAGAGGAGGAAAGATCCCAGAGCTTTGGCTTCGGCTTGCCCGTGCTTTTGCTGCCTGCAGGACGATTCCTGCCTTCCATCAGCCAAGTTCTTATCCAATTCTAACCTGCTTTGAGGAGCCAGTATGGTGTATCGAATCCAGCAACTTCCATGTGCTTCTCAAGATTCCTGCTGAATTTGTTCACAaatcaccccccccccctcctttaaGTTTCATAGCCTATGGCACGACCGAGTAGTGTAAGTAGTTTAAGCGGACTGATTTCTTGTACTCCCTCCGCAGTAAGGGGCACAAATTGGAATTGGTTTCGCATGAAAGTTTGGACGAAGCCAGACCGCGAAATTTGGAACATGCGTAGTTCGGTCAGCTGCTTGGGAGGCGGCTCCAAGTTGAGGCAAGATAAGAATGGTCAGGATGCCGCGGCTACATCTTCTCACTCAGGTACATTTCATTCAGTTCCATTCTGTGAGCACAATGATCTGGGAGCCTACTGCTTAAAAGTTTCTGCACTTGAATACCTTTTGTCTTTGAATTGAACAACACTTGTGTTGCTTCACATTAAAAGTGTGGACAAAACTGTCACAAACTGGAGCCACATGTTGGTGCAGGGAACAGTAGCACAAAATCTTACCCCCAACACGCAAAATACTGCACATTATATGCCTTATGAGATACAAAAGTAATTGATTGGGTATTGCTGCCTGATGTATTCTTTCTTGTAAACCATGCATTGCTGTCTGTCATATTCgaggataagggatggggcatgaCCCATatcctacatctgttgtaactactcggacacgagtaggactagtcggaacagcaAAAACTATCCGAttagtactcaggtaggactcttaagctagtatcgggctaggatttccatgtaaccctgtcctcccagactatataagggcgggcagggaccccctcaaaagcacaaccatctaaggcaatacaaaccatcacacAGCCGCCGATGCCACAGCGAGGGGGTGGAGATGGCGGCAAGAGCATGAGCAGCATGAAGGTGCAGAGGGTACAACGACCCGGAGCTATTGCACTTGATGATCACTCTCCGAGACTATCCGGAGCTATTGCACCTGACGATCACTCTCCGAGACTCCAGGTCCAGCAGGATCAAATTCAACGGAACAATTGTTGTCAGTAGTAAACTGGCGAACAGAAATAAGATTCTTAATAAGTTTTGGTGAAACGAGAACATTATTAAGAGATAAACTAGAAAGGTGTGCTGCGCCAGTAGCGGTGACAGGAAGAAGGGAGCCATCACCGACAACAATGGATGAAGGAAAAGGGTACCGTGGGCTGGACAAATAAGAAAGAGAGTGGGCATCTGAGGTCATGTGAGAGGTAGCACCTGAGCCAAAGTACCAGTCGGTGGACTGCGGCTGGTTGAGAGACATGGTGCTGAAAGCCAGGCGAGGGACTGCTGATCCCAGGAGGATGGCAGGCCCGTCATGGGGTTGTAGAACCCCGGCGGAACCAGAGGCGCCTGCTGGCCGAGGTAGGGCGCCTGCTGTCCCATGAGAGGGGCCTGAAGCGCCTGCTGCTGCACTTGTGCCTGCTGGTGAGCGAGCAGAGCTTGCTGCTGTGCGTGGAGAGCCTGCTGCTGGGCGACGAGGGCCTGCTGCTGATGCTCCAAGTCGAGGAGGGGCGACGGACGGGCGTGGACCAGGGTACATGTTGATTGTACCCATCCAGGGGTTGTAGAAGGAGGGCCAGGGCCCTCCTGCGCGCTGGTCAGTGCCGGCGCCCAAGCCGCTAGAGCTCCCGCCGCCTGCAGGAGTCTTGTTGCCGCCACCCTGGCCGCTGGTGCTTAGGAGCGCCGCTGGAAGACCCTGTGCCCCCGCCCTTGTTGCCGCCTCTGCCACCCCCATCGCCGTTGCTGGAGCGGTTTGGGGGCTGCTGCTGAGCCGGAGCAGGAGGGCGCGAAGGGGAGGGTGGAAGGGCCGAGCTGAGGCCGGTGAGGAGTGTCGTGGACGGGGCCGTAGCCTGCTGCGACTCCGTGAGCTCCTCAAGAAGGAGATCGTCCCGCACCTCGAGGAAGGTGGGGAACGGGCGCCCACGCCGAAGTTGACGACCAAAGGCGGCATACTTCTCGTTGAGGCCGCGAAGGACGTTGAGGACGAGCGTGCGGTCGGAGACGTCCTCGCCGAGGTCGTCGAGTGAGTTGGCCATGTGCTTGAACCGCTTGCAATAGTTCGTGATGGACAGATCACCTTGGACAAAGTTGCAGAACTGAGCGTCGAGGTAGAGGGCGAGGGTCTCCTGGTTGCCGAGGAACTGTGACTCGATGGCGAGCCACGTGGCGCGGGCGGTGGCGCCCCGCTCGCGGCGCTCGAGGATGACATCGATGAGATCGTTGGCGATGGTGCCATAGAGCCAAGACCGGACGACGCAGTCCATGCGACTCCAATCCGGGGAGGCGAGGTCGGTGAAGTCGTGCAGAACATGGTCCTGCAGCGAGTACTTgccgaggatgaggaggaacTGCTCGCACCAGCACATGTAGTTGCCGGAGTTGATGTCGAGGATGATGGGGACGAGGCTCCGGATGTTCTGCACGGCGATAGCCTGAGCGTGCAGATTCAAAACGGCGGCGGCTTCATGAAGAAGCATGGCGGTGTTGAAGTTGGCAGCAGTGGGCTCGGAGACGACCGATTGGTCGTCGGTGTCGCGTTCCTCGTCGGAGTCGGGAGGAGCAGCCTTGTGCACTTCGACCGCGCGAGCCAGAGCTTTGCGGGCGTGAGCTGCAGCGGCGTCGCGCTCCTGGATTGCGGCGGCAGCCTCCTCCTCAGCCTTAGCTGCGTGGGCGATGGCGGCCTTGCGTGCAAGCCTGCGCGCGGCAcgcttggtggtggtggtggtcatGCAGGAAGCAGCGAACGGCTGGCAGGGGCGCAGCGGAGGATCGCACGCGGTGGAgtaggcgcgggcggcgcgcctACAGTGCGGAAGGCCTAGGGTTTGAACCTAGACTCAGTGATACCATGAGACTTGAGAGCAATTGAGATTGCGTGGAATAATAGATTGATTAGGGTATAcaatacatatacatatataggtGGCCCTGAGAGAGGTTTATGGAAACAGAACCAATCAGGGAGAGACCCGCCTAACCTAATCATCTAGGCACGGCAGGGAGCCGGCCATGGGCCTGGCGTGACACACGCCTAGGCCCAGCACGCACACAGCACATACATATTCTAACAGGGAATATGTTAACAAAGATAAACTTTTCTACACCTCATGCACAAAGATAAACTTGTTTATTCCTAAGCAGTCAAACTAACATATAAAGATGTTT from Panicum hallii strain FIL2 chromosome 3, PHallii_v3.1, whole genome shotgun sequence encodes:
- the LOC112887660 gene encoding putative disease resistance RPP13-like protein 3 isoform X2, with the translated sequence MIEAPVTVSLGVVLSLPAKLERLLSPEADQWRLRKGEKNKIRLLKDRLQELDKYLVEPSNVETPASTARCWVKEVRELSYDINDFLDELAHGLNSAAAQKNLRGRVAKLREGLSRSRWVAQETARFRARLEEAIQRHKRYNLDKHHQSRATRIDSDEPPIPPLYGVEAMRLVGIDSSMAKLGDWLTGDGEQQLRVMSIVGPGGVGKTAIANELYCKLGRRFECRAFARSSQKPDMRRLLTSILLQIRRQRLPDDAELGNLIGTIREHLQDKHYFIIIDDLWASSMWDVVSRALPDGKCCSRVLFTTESDVVAQICSGQNSKYIFKMEPLSDNESKKIFFSRFPGNQSKENEQLYEHSSEIIRKCGGFPLATITIASLLARQQSWIEQYNWIRRSLSSNLRTDPTAEWMRQVLSLCYNNLPGRLKACMLYLSIYKEDHVIWKYDLVKQWLAEGFICAQEGKVKEEVASTYFDELVNGGMIQPVDINYNGEVLSCTVHYMILNLIRHKSIEENFVTTIDHSQANIRLADKVRRLSLQFGDAEDAAQPTRLRLLQVQSLAFFGLFKSLPSIAQFRLLRVMILHLWADQDNKSFDLTTVCQLFRLKYLEIVCNITLDLQTKMQGLQCLETLIIDSRISEVPLDIVHLPGLRYLSLPGDTNLPNGFGQLTSLQSLGCFNLSSNPADNVLNLGKLTNLQDLRLICSTMPSDNLEKKLQCLGSILSKLSNLKSLTMLPAGSSIATMRASASSINIYCDSLSSVSSPPALLQKLEFLLQICIFSILPKWIGKLRLLAILKIQVMGLSSNDVDILEGLPALSALMLYVQTASTRRILFDKKGFPVLKHFKFICSALCIAFVKGAMPNVRRLKLGFNANTLLQHSPVDAGFEHLTGLKEISAKIGNAGANESSRMAAQSALEVAFSPHRVSIKFVDWTFYGEKERSTAAQKEKHQTIENSNLIPDLITKEGSDERYGIGEKGSKQKTNKQFDNRIAVFHEQQEIQEMGSVEATQHHTGITVSLESSDEQQEVQEMGSVEATGKQCGITVLLESSVEHQEIKEMGPVEATSKKHGTGITVSLESSDEQQEIQEMGSVEAISKQRDTGDLSNNDLSGEVPSAGSLTLPTPLNSAITPGTMKPSPGAPHFCPPPVQSPVRGTNWNWFRMKVWTKPDREIWNMRSSVSCLGGGSKLRQDKNGQDAAATSSHSGRVLSRAGNNVQMFSLNELRTATLNFHMMNCIGRGGSGEVYKGNLKDGTQIAIKKLSAESKQGIREFLTEINVMSNVRHPNLVKVLGCCVEGKNRLLVYEYVENNSLANALLGPKNKCIPLDWQKRAAICIGTASGLAFLHEEAKPHIVHRDIKASNILLDKNLLPKIGDFGLAKLFPATSTHIRTHVAGTIYLAPEYAIRGQVTRKADIYSFGVLLLEVISGQSSSKSIWGPDMHVLLEWTWKLWEDGRLLEIVDPDLEEYPEEQMLRFIKLALLCTQAMPRQRPSMKQVVNMLCTQTEIDLENIAPRRVLKQPR
- the LOC112887660 gene encoding putative disease resistance RPP13-like protein 3 isoform X1, producing the protein MIEAPVTVSLGVVLSLPAKLERLLSPEADQWRLRKGEKNKIRLLKDRLQELDKYLVEPSNVETPASTARCWVKEVRELSYDINDFLDELAHGLNSAAAQKNLRGRVAKLREGLSRSRWVAQETARFRARLEEAIQRHKRYNLDKHHQSRATRIDSDEPPIPPLYGVEAMRLVGIDSSMAKLGDWLTGDGEQQLRVMSIVGPGGVGKTAIANELYCKLGRRFECRAFARSSQKPDMRRLLTSILLQIRRQRLPDDAELGNLIGTIREHLQDKHYFIIIDDLWASSMWDVVSRALPDGKCCSRVLFTTESDVVAQICSGQNSKYIFKMEPLSDNESKKIFFSRFPGNQSKENEQLYEHSSEIIRKCGGFPLATITIASLLARQQSWIEQYNWIRRSLSSNLRTDPTAEWMRQVLSLCYNNLPGRLKACMLYLSIYKEDHVIWKYDLVKQWLAEGFICAQEGKVKEEVASTYFDELVNGGMIQPVDINYNGEVLSCTVHYMILNLIRHKSIEENFVTTIDHSQANIRLADKVRRLSLQFGDAEDAAQPTRLRLLQVQSLAFFGLFKSLPSIAQFRLLRVMILHLWADQDNKSFDLTTVCQLFRLKYLEIVCNITLDLQTKMQGLQCLETLIIDSRISEVPLDIVHLPGLRYLSLPGDTNLPNGFGQLTSLQSLGCFNLSSNPADNVLNLGKLTNLQDLRLICSTMPSDNLEKKLQCLGSILSKLSNLKSLTMLPAGSSIATMRASASSINIYCDSLSSVSSPPALLQKLEFLLQICIFSILPKWIGKLRLLAILKIQVMGLSSNDVDILEGLPALSALMLYVQTASTRRILFDKKGFPVLKHFKFICSALCIAFVKGAMPNVRRLKLGFNANTLLQHSPVDAGFEHLTGLKEISAKIGNAGANESSRMAAQSALEVAFSPHRVSIKFVDWTFYGEKERSTAAQKEKHQTIENSNLIPDLITKEGSDERYGIGEKGSKQKTNKQFDNRIAVFHEQQEIQEMGSVEATQHHTGITVSLESSDEQQEVQEMGSVEATGKQCGITVLLESSVEHQEIKEMGPVEATSKKHGTGITVSLESSDEQQEIQEMGSVEAISKQRDTGDLSNNDLSGEVPSAGSLTLPTPLNSAITPGTMKPSPGAPHFCPPPVQSPVRGTNWNWFRMKVWTKPDREIWNMRSSVSCLGGGSKLRQDKNGQDAAATSSHSGRVLSRAGNNVQMFSLNELRTATLNFHMMNCIGRGGSGEVYKGNLKDGTQIAIKKLSAESKQGIREFLTEINVMSNVRHPNLVKVLGCCVEGKNRLLVYEYVENNSLANALLGPKNKCIPLDWQKRAAICIGTASGLAFLHEEAKPHIVHRDIKASNILLDKNLLPKIGDFGLAKLFPATSTHIRTHVAGTISYLAPEYAIRGQVTRKADIYSFGVLLLEVISGQSSSKSIWGPDMHVLLEWTWKLWEDGRLLEIVDPDLEEYPEEQMLRFIKLALLCTQAMPRQRPSMKQVVNMLCTQTEIDLENIAPRRVLKQPR
- the LOC112887660 gene encoding putative disease resistance RPP13-like protein 3 isoform X3, giving the protein MIEAPVTVSLGVVLSLPAKLERLLSPEADQWRLRKGEKNKIRLLKDRLQELDKYLVEPSNVETPASTARCWVKEVRELSYDINDFLDELAHGLNSAAAQKNLRGRVAKLREGLSRSRWVAQETARFRARLEEAIQRHKRYNLDKHHQSRATRIDSDEPPIPPLYGVEAMRLVGIDSSMAKLGDWLTGDGEQQLRVMSIVGPGGVGKTAIANELYCKLGRRFECRAFARSSQKPDMRRLLTSILLQIRRQRLPDDAELGNLIGTIREHLQDKHYFIIIDDLWASSMWDVVSRALPDGKCCSRVLFTTESDVVAQICSGQNSKYIFKMEPLSDNESKKIFFSRFPGNQSKENEQLYEHSSEIIRKCGGFPLATITIASLLARQQSWIEQYNWIRRSLSSNLRTDPTAEWMRQVLSLCYNNLPGRLKACMLYLSIYKEDHVIWKYDLVKQWLAEGFICAQEGKVKEEVASTYFDELVNGGMIQPVDINYNGEVLSCTVHYMILNLIRHKSIEENFVTTIDHSQANIRLADKVRRLSLQFGDAEDAAQPTRLRLLQVQSLAFFGLFKSLPSIAQFRLLRVMILHLWADQDNKSFDLTTVCQLFRLKYLEIVCNITLDLQTKMQGLQCLETLIIDSRISEVPLDIVHLPGLRYLSLPGDTNLPNGFGQLTSLQSLGCFNLSSNPADNVLNLGKLTNLQDLRLICSTMPSDNLEKKLQCLGSILSKLSNLKSLTMLPAGSSIATMRASASSINIYCDSLSSVSSPPALLQKLEFLLQICIFSILPKWIGKLRLLAILKIQVMGLSSNDVDILEGLPALSALMLYVQTASTRRILFDKKGFPVLKHFKFICSALCIAFVKGAMPNVRRLKLGFNANTLLQHSPVDAGFEHLTGLKEISAKIGNAGANESSRMAAQSALEVAFSPHRVSIKFVDWTFYGEKERSTAAQKEKHQTIENSNLIPDLITKEGSDERYGIGEKGSKQKTNKQFDNRIAVFHEQQEIQEMGSVEATQHHTGITVSLESSDEQQEVQEMGSVEATGKQCGITVLLESSVEHQEIKEMGPVEATSKKHGTGITVSLESSDEQQEIQEMGSVEAISKQRDTGDLSNNDLSGEVPSAGSLTLPTPLNSAITPGTMKPSPGAPHFCPPPVQSPVRGTNWNWFRMKVWTKPDREIWNMRSSVSCLGGGSKLRQDKNGQDAAATSSHSGRVLSRAGNNVQMFSLNELRTATLNFHMMNCIGRGGSGEVYK